In a genomic window of Streptomyces katrae:
- a CDS encoding NAD-dependent epimerase/dehydratase family protein has protein sequence MNSHVVIGFGPAGAATARLLVEQGRTVKVVTTSGRSPEPGIEHVALDAKDSGRLTEAVRGAAAVYSCAAPPYHRWAAEWPALASSLCTAAEETGAVLVMLGNLYGYGPVDGPLTEELPLAATGTKGRVRAAVWERARDLHQQGRIRAVEVRASDFFGPGVTDGGHLAARVMPPLLRGKPVSTLGDPDAPHSWTYLPDVARALVEVAGDERAWGRAWHVPTEPALSVREMVARLAAQAGTGPVAVRAVPPLALALGGLFSPLLRELKEIRYQFDRPFVVDSSAYETAFAARATPLDQQVKATVDWWRERLATTG, from the coding sequence GTGAACTCTCATGTCGTCATAGGTTTCGGACCCGCCGGCGCCGCCACCGCCCGGCTGCTCGTCGAGCAGGGACGCACGGTGAAGGTCGTCACCACGTCGGGCCGCAGCCCGGAGCCCGGGATCGAGCACGTCGCGCTGGACGCGAAGGACAGCGGGCGGCTCACCGAGGCGGTACGGGGCGCGGCCGCCGTCTACAGCTGCGCCGCACCGCCCTACCACCGCTGGGCGGCGGAGTGGCCGGCGCTGGCCTCCTCGCTCTGTACGGCCGCCGAGGAGACCGGAGCGGTCCTGGTCATGCTCGGCAACCTCTACGGGTACGGGCCCGTGGACGGCCCCCTGACCGAGGAGCTGCCCCTCGCGGCGACCGGTACCAAGGGACGGGTGCGCGCCGCCGTCTGGGAGCGGGCGCGGGACCTGCACCAGCAGGGCCGCATCAGGGCCGTCGAGGTCCGCGCCTCCGACTTCTTCGGACCCGGCGTCACCGACGGCGGGCACCTCGCGGCGCGGGTCATGCCGCCGCTGCTGCGCGGCAAGCCCGTCTCCACGCTCGGCGACCCGGACGCCCCGCACAGCTGGACCTACCTCCCCGACGTGGCCCGCGCCCTGGTGGAGGTCGCGGGCGACGAGCGGGCCTGGGGCCGGGCCTGGCACGTCCCGACCGAACCCGCGCTGTCCGTACGGGAGATGGTCGCCCGGCTCGCCGCCCAGGCGGGCACCGGACCGGTCGCCGTGCGCGCCGTTCCGCCCCTGGCGCTGGCCCTGGGCGGGCTGTTCTCCCCGCTGCTGCGCGAACTGAAGGAGATCCGCTACCAGTTCGACCGCCCGTTCGTGGTCGACTCCAGTGCCTACGAGACCGCGTTCGCGGCCCGGGCCACCCCCCTGGACCAGCAGGTCAAGGCGACGGTGGACTGGTGGCGCGAACGCCTGGCCACCACCGGGTGA
- a CDS encoding toxin has translation MRGAWKERAADHDRRSQLKKLRKAGARRLAELDLPEVSDVAELCRHLGEARERPILLVPMQMPSSHPCGMWVAARDEDLIFYDANTTSAHQEHIILHELGHIICCHRGAGGLDEAAARLLFPDLDPDLVRDMLLRATYDDVQEQEAEIIAYLLAQRMEGAEQQHAAHPGAEADETGDPGTSAVLSRIERTLF, from the coding sequence ATGAGGGGCGCCTGGAAGGAGCGGGCCGCCGATCACGACCGGCGCAGCCAGCTCAAGAAGCTCCGCAAGGCCGGCGCCCGGCGGCTCGCCGAACTCGACCTTCCCGAGGTGAGCGACGTCGCCGAGCTCTGCCGCCACCTGGGCGAGGCGCGCGAGCGGCCGATCCTCCTGGTCCCGATGCAGATGCCCTCGTCACACCCGTGCGGCATGTGGGTCGCCGCGCGTGACGAGGACCTGATCTTCTACGACGCCAACACCACCAGCGCGCATCAGGAGCACATCATCTTGCACGAGCTGGGCCACATCATCTGCTGCCACCGCGGGGCCGGCGGGCTGGACGAGGCGGCTGCCCGCCTCCTCTTCCCCGACCTCGACCCCGACCTCGTGCGCGACATGCTCCTGCGCGCGACCTACGACGACGTCCAGGAGCAGGAGGCGGAGATCATCGCCTACCTGCTCGCCCAGCGGATGGAGGGCGCCGAGCAGCAGCACGCGGCGCACCCCGGCGCGGAGGCGGACGAGACCGGCGACCCGGGCACGAGCGCCGTGCTCAGCCGGATCGAACGGACCCTGTTCTGA
- a CDS encoding aminotransferase class I/II-fold pyridoxal phosphate-dependent enzyme, translated as MNSTVDRSAEREDIAVVGMACRFPGARNLNEYWRLLTDPRAQFGRIPDSRWRVDAFLGEDFRDTSAAYTDTMALLPDTDRFDAAHYGIPPRRAKAMDPQHRLLIDLAREAVQDAGWEADGFDREETSVITALTDSGYRGLTTLRIRMRQLAGGEFGARPGDPLWGETVRAVDGMQGTSVAGILLNMGPNTISSVFDLHGESYALDSACSGGLMAVANAVHALRSGRTRIALAGGAQLVVTPDLLVGLCRIGAISRTGRCLPFGADADGFVLGEGAGMLVLRPLSDALEAGDRVYAVIRGVGTANDGTVQGGMHPQAAGQLRALRRAYRDAGLTPGEVGYLEAHGTGTTVGDPVELAVLRELRGPDAAPAYLGAVKAVVGHSLNSAGLAGLIKSVLAVQRGVIPPQPEFALAELPGLRAARLTVPTEPVTWPQGGGPRRAGVSAFGFGGTGVHLVVEEHTAPPARPAPSAGPYVLALSARDRAGLARYARDLARTVAEDRPALAAVAGTLARRAPLGEGLTVEAHGVDEAVARLTGAAEALEAGRAPGPSGEAAVPAGDRVPPCTLPPSPLAPRRHWIVDEAARGTADPDPGQGRYPGPNPDPELHAGPAPHPDPEPVPVAEPARPQAPEPARAGSDGAAAASIVLEEVSRTGVYPLSDLHEDQTLIADLGFDSLMLHELDTRIANRVPGFRTEEMFSPDLTVGRLIALVDPDRGGPRPSAPEADPPAAPQWSAETATVDEFPEVGTFEQLLDSITGTGAAYPYFRVHEGTIRDTTVIGGRPYLSFGSYNYLGLSGHPAVNEAVHRAVDLYGTSVSASRVLSGERDLTVRLERALTEFLGVGDCLTLVSGHATNVTAIGHLVGPGDLVLHDALAHDSILQGCALSGAARRPFAHNDTERLEHLLRLNRSRFRRVLIAVEGAYSMDGDLVDLPALIELKKRYGALLMVDEAHSIGTVGERGRGVGEFFGVDRRDVDLWMGTLSKAFASCGGYLGGSARMVRWLRHTLPGFVYSVGLTPPNAAAALAATELIAAEPQRVAKLRRNSELFLGLAAAAGLATGSSAHTPIVPCILGDSARTLRVADGLYARGVTADPIFHPAVEEGLSRLRFFVTSEHREEDVRRAVAALAEEVASTAGG; from the coding sequence ATGAATTCCACAGTGGACCGCAGCGCAGAGCGGGAGGACATAGCCGTCGTCGGGATGGCGTGCCGGTTCCCGGGGGCGCGGAACCTGAACGAGTACTGGCGGCTCCTGACGGACCCGCGGGCACAGTTCGGCCGCATCCCCGACTCGCGGTGGCGCGTCGACGCCTTCCTCGGCGAGGACTTCCGCGACACCTCCGCCGCCTATACGGACACCATGGCGCTGCTGCCGGACACGGACCGCTTCGACGCGGCCCACTACGGCATCCCGCCCCGCCGGGCCAAGGCGATGGACCCCCAGCACCGGCTGCTGATCGACCTCGCCCGCGAGGCGGTCCAGGACGCCGGATGGGAGGCCGACGGCTTCGACCGCGAGGAGACCTCGGTGATCACGGCCCTCACCGACAGCGGCTACCGCGGCCTGACCACCCTCCGGATCCGTATGCGCCAGCTGGCCGGCGGGGAGTTCGGGGCACGCCCGGGCGATCCCCTCTGGGGGGAGACGGTCCGCGCCGTCGACGGGATGCAGGGCACCTCCGTGGCCGGGATCCTGCTCAACATGGGCCCGAACACGATCAGTTCGGTCTTCGACCTGCACGGCGAGAGCTATGCGCTGGACTCCGCCTGCTCCGGCGGGCTCATGGCCGTGGCCAACGCCGTCCACGCCCTGCGCTCCGGCCGTACCCGTATCGCCCTCGCGGGCGGCGCCCAGCTGGTCGTCACCCCCGACCTGCTCGTGGGGCTGTGCCGGATCGGAGCCATCTCGCGCACCGGACGCTGCCTGCCGTTCGGCGCGGACGCCGACGGCTTCGTCCTGGGCGAGGGCGCCGGGATGCTCGTGCTGCGGCCCCTGTCCGACGCGCTGGAGGCCGGCGACCGGGTGTACGCCGTGATCCGCGGGGTGGGCACCGCCAACGACGGGACCGTCCAGGGCGGTATGCACCCGCAGGCCGCCGGACAGCTGCGCGCCCTGCGCCGCGCCTACCGCGACGCCGGACTGACCCCCGGCGAGGTCGGCTACCTGGAGGCGCACGGCACCGGGACCACCGTCGGCGACCCCGTCGAGCTCGCCGTCCTGCGCGAGCTGCGCGGGCCGGACGCGGCCCCCGCCTACCTGGGGGCGGTCAAGGCGGTGGTCGGGCACTCGCTCAACTCGGCGGGGCTGGCCGGTCTGATCAAGTCGGTCCTGGCCGTGCAGCGCGGGGTGATCCCCCCGCAGCCGGAGTTCGCGCTCGCGGAACTCCCCGGCCTCCGGGCGGCGCGGCTGACCGTGCCGACGGAGCCCGTCACCTGGCCGCAGGGCGGCGGTCCGCGCCGGGCCGGCGTCAGCGCGTTCGGCTTCGGGGGAACGGGCGTGCACCTGGTGGTGGAGGAGCACACCGCCCCGCCGGCCCGCCCCGCGCCGTCCGCGGGCCCGTACGTGCTGGCCCTCAGCGCCCGCGACCGGGCCGGGCTCGCCCGGTACGCCCGGGACCTGGCCCGTACCGTCGCCGAGGACCGGCCCGCACTGGCCGCCGTGGCCGGCACCCTGGCCCGCCGGGCCCCCCTCGGGGAAGGCCTCACCGTGGAGGCGCACGGCGTCGACGAGGCGGTGGCCCGGCTGACCGGCGCGGCCGAGGCCCTGGAGGCGGGCCGAGCGCCCGGTCCGTCCGGCGAGGCGGCCGTACCGGCGGGGGACCGCGTACCCCCGTGCACCCTGCCGCCCAGCCCGCTGGCCCCGCGCCGGCACTGGATCGTGGACGAGGCGGCACGCGGGACGGCCGACCCCGACCCCGGGCAGGGCCGCTATCCCGGGCCGAACCCGGACCCCGAGCTGCACGCCGGCCCCGCGCCGCACCCCGACCCCGAGCCCGTACCGGTGGCGGAGCCGGCGCGGCCGCAGGCGCCGGAGCCGGCCCGGGCGGGCTCCGACGGGGCGGCCGCCGCGTCCATCGTCCTCGAAGAGGTGTCGCGGACCGGCGTCTACCCGCTGTCCGACCTGCACGAGGACCAGACGCTGATCGCCGACCTCGGCTTCGACTCCCTGATGCTGCACGAGCTGGACACGCGGATCGCGAACCGGGTACCGGGCTTCCGGACCGAGGAGATGTTCTCCCCGGACCTCACCGTCGGCCGGCTGATCGCCCTCGTGGACCCGGACCGCGGCGGCCCGCGGCCCTCCGCCCCGGAGGCGGACCCGCCGGCCGCCCCGCAGTGGAGCGCCGAGACGGCGACCGTCGACGAGTTCCCGGAGGTGGGCACGTTCGAACAGCTGCTGGACTCCATCACCGGGACCGGCGCGGCGTACCCGTACTTCCGGGTCCACGAGGGAACCATCCGCGACACCACGGTGATCGGCGGCCGCCCGTACCTGTCCTTCGGCAGCTACAACTACCTCGGGCTGTCCGGGCACCCCGCCGTCAACGAGGCCGTGCACCGGGCGGTGGACCTCTACGGCACCTCGGTCTCCGCGAGCCGCGTCCTGTCCGGGGAACGCGACCTCACCGTCCGCCTGGAACGGGCCCTGACGGAGTTCCTCGGGGTCGGGGACTGCCTGACGCTGGTGAGCGGCCACGCCACCAACGTCACCGCGATCGGCCACCTGGTCGGCCCGGGCGACCTCGTCCTGCACGACGCCCTCGCCCACGACAGCATCCTCCAGGGCTGCGCCCTCTCCGGCGCGGCGCGGCGCCCGTTCGCGCACAACGACACGGAGCGGCTGGAACACCTGCTGCGGCTCAACCGGTCCCGGTTCCGCCGGGTGCTGATCGCCGTGGAGGGGGCCTACAGCATGGACGGCGACCTCGTCGACCTGCCCGCCCTCATCGAGTTGAAGAAACGTTACGGCGCGCTGCTGATGGTGGACGAGGCGCACAGCATCGGCACGGTCGGCGAACGGGGCCGGGGCGTCGGCGAGTTCTTCGGGGTCGACCGCCGCGACGTGGACCTGTGGATGGGCACCCTCTCCAAGGCCTTCGCCAGCTGCGGCGGCTACCTCGGCGGCTCGGCCCGTATGGTGCGCTGGCTGCGCCACACCCTGCCCGGTTTCGTCTACAGCGTGGGCCTGACCCCGCCCAACGCGGCGGCCGCGCTGGCCGCCACCGAGCTGATCGCGGCGGAGCCGCAGCGGGTGGCCAAGCTCCGGCGCAACTCCGAGCTCTTCCTCGGTCTGGCCGCGGCCGCCGGTCTGGCGACCGGCTCCAGCGCCCACACGCCGATCGTGCCGTGCATCCTCGGGGACTCGGCCCGGACCCTGCGCGTCGCGGACGGCCTCTACGCGCGCGGAGTGACCGCCGACCCGATCTTCCACCCCGCCGTGGAGGAAGGGCTGTCGAGGCTGCGCTTCTTCGTCACCAGCGAGCACCGCGAGGAGGACGTCCGCCGGGCGGTGGCGGCGCTGGCCGAGGAGGTGGCGTCCACCGCCGGGGGGTAA